A region of Arabidopsis thaliana chromosome 5, partial sequence DNA encodes the following proteins:
- a CDS encoding Chlorophyll A-B binding family protein (Chlorophyll A-B binding family protein; FUNCTIONS IN: chlorophyll binding; INVOLVED IN: photosynthesis, light harvesting, photosynthesis; LOCATED IN: light-harvesting complex, chloroplast, membrane; CONTAINS InterPro DOMAIN/s: Chlorophyll A-B binding protein (InterPro:IPR001344); BEST Arabidopsis thaliana protein match is: photosystem I light harvesting complex gene 2 (TAIR:AT3G61470.1); Has 1998 Blast hits to 1946 proteins in 198 species: Archae - 0; Bacteria - 0; Metazoa - 2; Fungi - 0; Plants - 1792; Viruses - 0; Other Eukaryotes - 204 (source: NCBI BLink).), with the protein MACLQLIANVFFSSSARLSRRSQDKPFSNLYPRSLVRSSELALQLVSKIIWLRVPLAGVRSRARSNGRKGRAPDIIKPGSVNTDPVFPNNKLTGTDIGYPGGLWFDPLGWGSGSPTKIKELRTKEIKNGRLAMLAVMGAWFQHIYTGTGPIDNLFAHLADPGHATIFAAFTPK; encoded by the exons ATGGCATGTCTGCAGCTCATcgcaaatgtttttttcagcTCATCTGCCCGGCTATCTCGCAGATCGCAAGACAAACCATTTAGCAACCTATATCCCAGATCGCTCGTCAGATCATCTGAGCTTGCCTTGCAGCTTGTTAGCAAGATCATTTG GTTACGGGTGCCGTTGGCTGGTGTGAGAAGTAGGGCGAGATCAAATGGAAGGAAAGGCAGAGCTC CCGATATCATCAAGCCCGGTAGCGTCAACACTGACCCAGTCTTCCCAAACAACAAACTGACGGGCACAGACATTGGTTACCCAGGTGGGTTATGGTTCGACCCGTTGGGTTGGGGATCCGGTAGCCCAACTAAGATCAAGGAGTTGAGGACCAAGGAGATCAAGAACGGAAGGTTGGCGATGTTGGCAGTGATGGGTGCTTGGTTCCAACACATCTACACTGGCACTGGTCCTATTGATAACCTTTTTGCACATCTTGCTGATCCTGGTCACGCCACCATCTTCGCT GCTTTCACACCCAAGTGA
- a CDS encoding Pentatricopeptide repeat (PPR) superfamily protein (Pentatricopeptide repeat (PPR) superfamily protein; CONTAINS InterPro DOMAIN/s: Pentatricopeptide repeat (InterPro:IPR002885); BEST Arabidopsis thaliana protein match is: Pentatricopeptide repeat (PPR) superfamily protein (TAIR:AT3G61520.1); Has 30201 Blast hits to 17322 proteins in 780 species: Archae - 12; Bacteria - 1396; Metazoa - 17338; Fungi - 3422; Plants - 5037; Viruses - 0; Other Eukaryotes - 2996 (source: NCBI BLink).) has protein sequence MSIMLSISRRQNSYILLNHSRFLRRFSYDVDPRPEIKSESQEFVVVKFVKTLQNTPQHDWASSESLSALVVSSSSASPLVFSQITRRLGSYSLAISFFEYLDAKSQSLKRREESLSLALQSVIEFAGSEPDPRDKLLRLYEIAKEKNIPLTIVATKLLIRWFGRMGMVNQSVLVYERLDSNMKNSQVRNVVVDVLLRNGLVDDAFKVLDEMLQKESVFPPNRITADIVLHEVWKERLLTEEKIIALISRFSSHGVSPNSVWLTRFISSLCKNARANTAWDILSDLMKNKTPLEAPPFNALLSCLGRNMDISRMNDLVLKMDEVKIRPDVVTLGILINTLCKSRRVDEALEVFEQMRGKRTDDGNVIKADSIHFNTLIDGLCKVGRLKEAEELLVRMKLEERCVPNAVTYNCLIDGYCRAGKLETAKEVVSRMKEDEIKPNVVTVNTIVGGMCRHHGLNMAVVFFMDMEKEGVKGNVVTYMTLIHACCSVSNVEKAMYWYEKMLEAGCSPDAKIYYALISGLCQVRRDHDAIRVVEKLKEGGFSLDLLAYNMLIGLFCDKNNAEKVYEMLTDMEKEGKKPDSITYNTLISFFGKHKDFESVERMMEQMREDGLDPTVTTYGAVIDAYCSVGELDEALKLFKDMGLHSKVNPNTVIYNILINAFSKLGNFGQALSLKEEMKMKMVRPNVETYNALFKCLNEKTQGETLLKLMDEMVEQSCEPNQITMEILMERLSGSDELVKLRKFMQGYSVASPTEKASPFDVFSLG, from the coding sequence ATGAGTATCATGCTATCAATTTCCCGGCGCCAGAACTCTTATATTCTGCTCAACCATTCTCGATTCCTCCGGCGTTTTTCTTATGATGTTGACCCACGGCCGGAAATCAAATCGGAGAGCCAGGAATTTGTAGTAGTCAAATTTGTGAAAACTCTTCAAAATACCCCGCAACATGATTGGGCGTCGAGCGAGTCGCTAAGTGCGCTTGtcgtatcttcttcttctgcttctccttTAGTATTCTCGCAAATCACGCGGCGGCTAGGATCGTATTCTCTAGCAATCTCGTTCTTCGAGTACCTGGATGCGAAGTCTCAGTCTCTGAAACGCCGTGAAGAATCTCTCTCCTTGGCGCTTCAGTCGGTCATTGAATTCGCCGGTAGTGAACCGGACCCGCGTGATAAACTTCTCCGTCTCTACGAGATCgccaaagagaagaacattCCTCTTACTATCGTTGCCACTAAGCTTCTGATCCGATGGTTTGGGCGTATGGGTATGGTGAATCAGTCGGTTCTTGTATACGAAAGACTCGATTCGAATATGAAAAACTCGCAGGTTCGTAATGTTGTGGTAGACGTCTTGCTAAGAAATGGACTTGTGGATGATGCCTTCAAGGTGCTCGACGAAATGCTTCAGAAAGAATCTGTTTTTCCTCCTAATAGAATCACAGCGGATATTGTGTTACACGAGGTTTGGAAGGAAAGGCTTTTGacagaagaaaagataatTGCTTTGATTTCAAGATTTAGCTCTCATGGTGTCTCCCCAAACTCTGTTTGGTTGACTCGGTTTATATCAAGTCTATGCAAAAATGCTCGCGCCAATACTGCTTGGGATATTTTGAGCGACctgatgaagaacaaaacccCACTTGAAGCTCCTCCCTTCAATGCGCTTTTGTCTTGCTTAGGAAGGAATATGGACATTAGTAGAATGAATGATTTAGTCTTGAAGATGGATGAGGTGAAAATCCGGCCTGATGTTGTGACTTTAGGGATTCTTATTAACACTTTATGCAAATCAAGAAGGGTAGATGAAGCTCTCGAAGTTTTTGAACAAATGCGTGGAAAGAGAACTGATGATGGAAATGTGATTAAAGCTGATTCGATTCATTTTAATACTCTCATTGACGGGCTCTGCAAGGTGGGGAGGTtgaaagaagcagaggagttATTGGTAAGGATGAAACTGGAAGAGAGATGTGTGCCCAATGCAGTTACTTACAATTGCTTGATTGATGGGTATTGCAGAGCTGGAAAGCTTGAGACGGCTAAAGAAGTCGTTTCTCGGATGAAAGAGGACGAGATTAAACCTAATGTGGTAACTGTTAATACAATCGTTGGTGGGATGTGCAGGCACCATGGATTGAACATGGCGGTTGTTTTCTTTATGGATATGGAAAAGGAAGGCGTGAAAGGGAATGTGGTTACTTATATGACATTGATTCATGCTTGTTGCAGCGTCAGTAATGTAGAGAAGGCTATGTATTGGTATGAAAAAATGTTGGAAGCTGGTTGTTCTCCTGATGCAAAGATCTATTATGCTTTGATCTCTGGATTGTGCCAAGTTAGACGGGATCATGACGCCATTAGAGTGGTGGAGAAACTGAAAGAAGGAGGGTTTTCTCTTGACTTATTGGCTTACAACATGCTTATTGGGTTGTTTTGTGATAAGAATAATGCAGAGAAAGTCTATGAGATGCTAACCGATATGGAAAAAGAAGGGAAGAAACCTGATTCCATCACTTACAACACTCTGATTTCGTTTTTCGGTAAACACAAGGACTTCGAGAGTGTTGAGAGAATGATGGAGCAGATGAGAGAAGACGGGTTAGACCCGACTGTCACGACATATGGAGCGGTGATTGACGCTTATTGCTCAGTCGGCGAATTAGACGAAGCATTGAAGCTCTTTAAGGACATGGGTTTGCACTCAAAGGTCAATCCGAACACTGTAATATACAACATTCTCATAAACGCATTTTCTAAGCTGGGGAATTTCGGGCAAGCGCTCTCTCTGAAAGaggaaatgaagatgaagatggtgaGACCTAATGTTGAAACTTACAATGCCTTGTTTAAGTGTCTTAACGAGAAAACCCAAGGAGAGACATTACTTAAACTGATGGATGAGATGGTCGAACAGTCTTGTGAACCAAATCAGATCACAATGGAGATTCTAATGGAGCGTCTCTCAGGTTCTGATGAGTTAGTTAAGCTGAGGAAGTTTATGCAAGGCTACTCTGTTGCTTCGCCGACCGAGAAAGCTTCACCTTTCGATGTCTTTAGCTTGGGATAA
- a CDS encoding uncharacterized protein (unknown protein; Has 30201 Blast hits to 17322 proteins in 780 species: Archae - 12; Bacteria - 1396; Metazoa - 17338; Fungi - 3422; Plants - 5037; Viruses - 0; Other Eukaryotes - 2996 (source: NCBI BLink).) has protein sequence MLSVSTQIRLNRPVNLRTDFLREEAKQICSDESRYKGYNGGDGVRVIGQEFRQKKLRVKGFEDLKLGGGDKSVAEHSHGVMTIRRAGRPVFSWLFLVLLSPLLVDSSVPWWMFYFLALASRISSSGASLCL, from the exons ATGCTGTCTGTTTCAACACAGATCCGTCTGAATAGACCAGTCAACCTCAGGACCGATTTCCTTAGGGAGGAGGCGAAACAGATCTGCAGTGACGAGAGCAGGTACAAGGGCTATAATGGCGGAGACGGAGTCAGAGTGATTGGCCAAGAATTCAGGCAGAAGAAACTAAGAGTCAAAGGCTTTGAGGATCTCAAACTTGGTGGAGGCGACAAATCCGTCGCCGAACACAGCCATGGCGTCATGAC GATCCGCCGTGCAGGACGGCCGGTCTTCTCGTGGTTGTTTCTAGTGCTTCTATCTCCACTGCTTGTAGACAGCAGTGTGCCATGGTGGATGTTCTATTTTCTGGCCTTAGCATCTCGCATCTCAAGCAGTGGAGCGAGCCTTTGTTTGTAG